TCCAAAATTAATCCCCTTCATCTCGGCCAGCAGCTTGTTCTTCTCAGCCACTAAATTCTGTATAGCCGTAGAAGTTTGATTGTCCTTTACCACAAGTTGCTGGATAGTCTCCGTCCTGGTGATTCGATCCTTATACTGCTGCATGACATCATAATCTGAATACTGACCTTTTAAAAGAGCATCTACTGAAAACTGAAGGTTATTACCATTATTCGAAATAATAGTATGTGCCACTAAATTAGGTGAAATATAGTCATCATATAGGCCAAAATAAGCTTTTGCAGCTGGTTCACCGTTATTTAATGGAATGTTATTTGTAAAATATTTCTGATTCCAGATATTGATACCTTCATTATTAGCTTGTGCCAAAGACATAACCCGCTTGACCTTAATATGGGTAGGGAAATTCAAATTGGCTTTGTAGGGCTGAACTGTGTTAGAAGCAATGCCGTTTACCCATTTACCATTTACTTTAGCCACCACGTATACACCTATATCCAGATGATAGCGGACATCTCCGGTTTCTGCCCCATGAGAATAACCCTCTTCTCCCAATACTGGCAAGATTGCCAGAGAAGTAAATAGGAGGACAGCTACCAGTACATTTGCTATGTGTTTTTTCATTTTTACTATTTTCCTTTCTTTTTATCTGTATGAAAAAAGGATAGATTAGTGAAATCTACCCTTTTAGCTGTCTGCTTTTATTCTGTTAAAGTATTTGGAACTAAATATATCGTTGAATTATTATCGTTATCATGCCAAGCTTCAAAGATAAAATAGGCGGTCTCTGCCAGTTTTCCATTAAAGGCTTGCTTCTGGACTGCTGGGTTAGCCTCTGTTCCCCAATCATTAGTAGGACTGCTTACATCAATTGCTCCCATATTTTTGTCTAAGGTATAGACTTTTCCAGAAATCTTATATTCTACATAGAAATTTTCATCATTTGAATACAGATATTTCAGATTGAACTGATTACCATTTTCTAGGACAACATAATCTTTTGCAAAACTGCCTACGCCTTTATCTCTCAACGCCTGTGGCAAAATATCCGCTAGGTTAGTTCCCTCTTTCACAGCCTCTGTTTTCACTTCTACAGTTCGATAGGTGGGTTCTGTGAGCCGAACTATCATAGTAGCCGCTTCTGCTCTGGTAGCTGTTTTTTTCGGGCCAAAAGTACCGTCTGCATAGCCTTGAATCAGTCCCCGGTTCACCGCTTGGATGATATAATCTTTGCAATAGTCACAGATACTACTATAATCTTTGATACCTGTTTTCACAGAGGCAAGCTTGGCACTGTCCGCCAAAGTTTCCTCTTCGTAGAAAACCTCTGCTACCTTTTCCATAATCACGCCCATCTTTTCTCTGGTGATAGGTTTATCCCAATCGCTTTTTTCAAACATGCCTTCTGGGACAATCCCCAGCACTCCTGCATAGTGCATGTAACCAGAAGCCCAATGCTTATCCCCTTCTATTGGTTGATATTCCCCATCGCCGATGATAGCCATAATGGTTTTGATAAATTCAGCTGTGGTCATGGTGCTAGAGGGCTTAAAAGTTCCGTCTGGATATCCATTGATACCGCCCTTCTCAACCAGTTTGTTCACATAAGGCTCTGCCCAGTTTCCAGACTTAATGTCTGTAAAGTTTGAAAGAGCGAAAGAACTACTGGCTGTTGCAAGTGTCAGTATCCCTACTAGGCACATAGTAAACATTTTCTTCTTCATGGTTTCCTCCTTGTATTTTCATGATTTTCTACTTCCTCCTGCTTCAGGAAGCCTTGACGAATATTCTAATGTAGCTTATAATATAGATATAAGGATTACCGCCTTTAGCGTGGCGGTTCAGTCCAAATAGGGTTTTGAAGCCGCCTACTAGTGTTTAATTAGTTAGGCGGCTTCTTCATTTTTTGGAGAGCTTACACAAAGTAATAACTCCGATTATCACAAGACAGAACTGAAACAATTCTGAGTATGTAACCATGAAGCATCACCTCCTTTTTAGGAAGTGACCTAACCGCCAAACGGTAATCCTTATACTAGTATAATACCATAAAATCGTTGAAATTTCAACATATTTCAGTTATTTTGATGTGTTTTTTTAAGCCTCCTCTTTTTTTCTTCTGCCATTAAAGACTACCCTGATGGGCCTCACCTTACGAATTGCCGATACAATTGACTTTTCTATAATTTTTGTTCATTTGCTACTCCTTTTCTTTTTAACATTTAGTAAAACTAAACAGCACATTGATGCCGGCAGCTCCGCTACCGGCACGATCTACTGTTACGTAGTTATTTTTATACTTAGTCGCCTTTCCGTATTTGCCACCCGCACCCCGGACTGGGAACAATCTTAATTCATCTGTGCCCCTGACTGACTATATCCTACAGGACCAGCATAATATTAGAAATCTCCTGGCAATGCTCTTATTGCTCCCAACCCTTATCAAAGCAAGTACGACCACGTCTCACGACCATACGACGTTATTTTTGCTTTAGATATGTACACAGACCTTTCAAGGCCATGCAGGGGATTTTGGCAGTGCATCGCTGCTTTTCTAACTTAACTTTTAAGCTGCTGCGTATTTACTTGACTGAGATCATGGCTGCTGTTTCACAACAGTCAGCATGAGAGCTACTGAATGCCATATAGCTTTTGCTATATATCTTCAAAGTGGCAGCCATCCATTCTTGCTGGAGTATCAATGGCTGCTGCTTTCAGGATATATTTAACATTAATCGATTAACCCTGCACATCTTATTCCTTCATATTCAGAGCAGTACATTGATAAGTGATAACAAACACCTTCATCCAAGCAAGCATTAAACATGTCTTGTAGCGTAAATGGACCTCCGGAGCTTTCCGACAAATCTTGCGCTATCTTTGTTAAAGCGTTAATCACACTGTTTGAAAGATAAAGCTTTGCAATCATTTTTTTTCTGTCCATGATTTTCCTCCTTATAGTCTTTTTTATTTATTCATAATATGCTAAAATCAATTTAATTGGTTGGAGAGAAAGGCTTCTCATCTACTGCGGCCAACAGTTCACGATGAGATAAGTTAAACAAATTTTCTAACTTAACAAGGACTTTGTATGAAGGTAATTGTTTACCTTTTTCAATATCATGGACAGATGTTTTAGAAATTCCTAATTCATCAGCAACGTACTCTTGCGTCCATCCTCTATTGATTCGTTCGATTCTTAGCCTTGTTATAATTGTTTTCATTTGCCTTTCTCCCTTATATTAAGTTAGATTAAATCTAACTATATTTTAATTATACATTAGGTTTAATCTAACATCAAGGAGTTTCTTTATGTTAGATAAAAATATTTTCGCTTCAAGAATTAAAGCACTTCGCTTATCTTTTAACGTCCCTCAATCTACATTAGGACAAGTACTTAATGTCAGCAAAACCCAAATAAGTGATATTGAAAATGCCAAAAGTACGACTTCTTTAGAAAGGGCCTATTTACTAGCAGATTACTTTGACGTTTCTGTTGACTACCTACTGGGCCGAACAGACAACCCGAAGATTAACAATTAAATATTAAATTTCATCATATACCCTCAGTAGATTTCTGAGGGTATGTAGCTTTTGGCGAATTTCTATATGATTACATCTGTCTATCTATCTTCTAATTTACACATCCATATCGCACTACTATATATTACATTTGCTCCTGCTCTTCATAGAATCTCGTCCATTTAAATTCCAAAATATTAGCAATTTTCATAGCTACATCCGTTGATGGCGTTCTAAGTCCCTTTTCAATTTTAGAATAATATTGTTGGCTTATCCCAACGCTCTGGGAAATAGATGCTTGTGTATGCTTTTTTTTATTTCTGCAATTGATTAACCACTCACGTTCCATAATGTACTCCTTTATTTTAATATATACGCCATTTTGGAGTATGTCAAGGATTTTACGCCATAATCACCATTTTTTATTAAACTTGTCTTCTGTAATATAAACTTGAGTGTTTATCGTTTCACTATTACTGGGGAGGAATTTATGCGTATCAAGGAGCTCCGAAAGGAAAGAAAATATACACAAGCGCAATTAGCAGAAATTCTTGAAATTTCTCAGCAAAACATGAGCAAATATGAGACATCGAAACTTGAGCCAGATATTACTAGTCTTATGAAGCTTGCCGACTTCTTCGATGTTTCTATTGATTATCTATTAAATCGAAGTAATATACGCAACCTCACTACTGTAAACATTGGAAATAATCAAGTTGCTTGCTTTTCAAAAGATCAACAAGAACTTCTAAATTCTTTTAATCTACTGAACAAAAAGAACCAAGGCGCCATATTAGAAAGAACACGGATGTTACTAGAGTTACAAGAAGAAGAAATCAGTACAAATAAAAAGGGGGCATCTGCTTCATGATGACCCCGACGCCGGAAAGGTCATTCCCCTACACTGGAAATGACCCTTTTTACATATACTATTAAATTTAAATAATTAAAAATATTTATGGTAAATTATGTATTTATCCCATGATATACCAATTTTCGACATTTCTCAACATATTTCAATATTTTTCTAATAATTAAAAAATAACCCTGGGAATATTCCCGGGCTATTTTCTTATAAACACATTAAATTATAAAAAATTAATCGATTAATTACAATTTTTGTAGTAAGAAAGGAAAATTAATATGTCTAAATATGATCTCATAAATCCCGAAATAAATGATTCTCGAAAAGCAGATTTTAAAGCTAATAAATCACCACACGCTTGCAGCTATCGTCTAAGCGTTAGACCAAATTTTTCAGAGGGGTATGATTATATTAGGACTGATTTTATCAAAGACGTAGATAAAATTTTAAATCATCCGTATTATTCTCGTTATACTGATAAAACACAAGTTTTTTCTTTTTATAGAAATGATGATATAACAAGAAGAGCTTTACACGTGCAATTAGTTTCTCGAATTGCACGTACAATTGGTGCTGCATTAAATCTTAACCTTGATTTGATTGAAGCAATTGCCTTGGGCCATGACATTGGTCATACACCTTTTGGACATGCTGGCGAAGACTATCTTAATGACTT
The genomic region above belongs to Aminipila butyrica and contains:
- a CDS encoding helix-turn-helix domain-containing protein; this encodes MLDKNIFASRIKALRLSFNVPQSTLGQVLNVSKTQISDIENAKSTTSLERAYLLADYFDVSVDYLLGRTDNPKINN
- a CDS encoding S-layer homology domain-containing protein, coding for MKKKMFTMCLVGILTLATASSSFALSNFTDIKSGNWAEPYVNKLVEKGGINGYPDGTFKPSSTMTTAEFIKTIMAIIGDGEYQPIEGDKHWASGYMHYAGVLGIVPEGMFEKSDWDKPITREKMGVIMEKVAEVFYEEETLADSAKLASVKTGIKDYSSICDYCKDYIIQAVNRGLIQGYADGTFGPKKTATRAEAATMIVRLTEPTYRTVEVKTEAVKEGTNLADILPQALRDKGVGSFAKDYVVLENGNQFNLKYLYSNDENFYVEYKISGKVYTLDKNMGAIDVSSPTNDWGTEANPAVQKQAFNGKLAETAYFIFEAWHDNDNNSTIYLVPNTLTE
- a CDS encoding helix-turn-helix transcriptional regulator, whose product is MEREWLINCRNKKKHTQASISQSVGISQQYYSKIEKGLRTPSTDVAMKIANILEFKWTRFYEEQEQM
- a CDS encoding helix-turn-helix domain-containing protein, which encodes MRIKELRKERKYTQAQLAEILEISQQNMSKYETSKLEPDITSLMKLADFFDVSIDYLLNRSNIRNLTTVNIGNNQVACFSKDQQELLNSFNLLNKKNQGAILERTRMLLELQEEEISTNKKGASAS
- a CDS encoding helix-turn-helix domain-containing protein — encoded protein: MKTIITRLRIERINRGWTQEYVADELGISKTSVHDIEKGKQLPSYKVLVKLENLFNLSHRELLAAVDEKPFSPTN